The sequence CCTCCGGCGGCCTGGTCCTGGGCGTCGCGGACGTCGTCGTCGCCAATGACCCGATAACCGGCCAGGGCTCCAACTCGGCCGCCAAATGCGCCGCTTCGTATCTGTCGTCCATCGTGGAGCGCGGCGAGGAGCCGTTCGACGAGGACTGGATGCGGTCCGCCTTCGACCGCTACTGGAACACCGCGCAGCACGTCACCAAGTGGACCAACGCGATGCTGGCCCCGCCCCCGGAGCACGTCCTGAACATCATCGGCGCGGCCGGCCAGATCCAGCCGATCGCCGACCGCTTCGCCAACGGCTTCGACGACCCGTCCGACTTCGAGAACTTCTTCTTCGACCCGGACAAGGCCAACGCCTACCTCGCTTCGCTCACGGGCTGAACCGGCCGCAGCCGTAAGTCACCCGGGCACAGGCCCTCCCGGCCGGCGGACTCCCGAAGACGGTCCGCCGGCCGGGTTCCTTGCCTTCAGGCCTCCGCCGGCAGATCACGTCGCACGCCGTCGGTTGCCTGAGCCTCTGGGGCCTGTGTCGGAAGTCCCGCCTGCCCCGCGACGCCCGGCACGCGCGCTCGCGGCGTTGTCGGGCTCGCCCCGATACACCCGGTATCGGGGCGACCCTCCGCCTTGCGATCGCACGCACCGGACGCCGCGGGGCCCGTCCTTCGGACGGACGACGGGACTTCCGACACAGGCCCCAGCCGCCGCAGGTCCGCCAGCTGCTCGGGGGTCAGCCCCGCGAGCAGCCGCTCGACCTCCTTGAGCTTGCCCGCCGCCGTCTCGCGCTGGGAGCGCGCCCGGTCGGTGAGCGCCTGCTGTGCCTCCAGCGCGGCCCGCGCCCGGGTGGCCAGCACGTCGGCCGTCTTCTCGTCGCCGGTCAGGCGCAGCACCGCGGCGCGCTGGTTCCGGGCCGCCTCCCGGAGCAGATGCCGGGTGTCCATGGCCTGTTCGGGGTTCTTCGCCAGCAGCACCCGCAGATACGACGCGACCGGAGACGCCGCGCCCTGGTACTGGATCCGCGCCAGCCGCCCGGCATCGGCCCGTCCGCCGGCCAGCCGCGCACGGGCCCGCGCCAGCTGCGCGGTCAGGTCGTCGGAGTGCCGGCGGGCCGCCCGCAGGTCCACCTCCGTCGCGCGGGAGGCCGCGTCGGCGTCCTCGGACTCCCGGTAGAGGGTCTGGAGCTGGCGGAGCAGGGCGGCCGGGCTGTGGCGGTCGGTGGTGGGTGTGGCGGTCGCGCCCGTGGGGCCGCTGTCGGCCGGCTCGTCGGAGCCGCCGGTCCCGTCGGGCGTCCCGTCCGGCCCGCCGGGATCGCCGTCCATGCCTTCGGTGACCCGCCCCAGCTCTCCTTCGCCGGTGTCGGGGCTCCAGGTGTCGGCGGTACCCGAGTCGGTGGTGGTGCGGGGGGTCGGCCCGGCCGACGGCCGTGCCGAGGGCGGGGCGGCGGCCGGGGAACGGGAGCCCCGGGGCGGGGAGTCCGACGGTTTGGTGTCCTCCCACCCGGCGGACGCCGGGCCGCGCCGCGCGGGCCCCGCCGGGACCGGCTCCTCTCCGGGGCCCGGATCGGCCAGGACGGACGAGGGCAGGGTCAGTGCCGCCGCACCGAGGACCGCCAGGGTGCAGGCCCAGGGCAGAAAGCGCCGTGGCACACGTCGGGACGACACCGTTCCCACCTCCGCCGGAAGCACGAAATCGCCCGGAGAGGCCCGGGCGATTCGGATGCTGTCACGACAGTCATACATTTCGGACGTACGGGCGGCGGTGGCGTCGCCCGGTCCACTCGATCAGCCTCCGGAGCGGTCCCGCCGGAAGAGCCGCCGCAGCCCGCCGCCGTCCCGCGCCGTGCCCTCGGGGTCGTACTCGTAGCGCCACCCGCCCGGCAGCCCCAGGCGCCCCGGCCGTCCCGAGACCCGCCGGTAGACATGGACGGTCGGCGGCCGCCCGTCGTCGTTCGGTACCGGGATCTCATAGCTCTTCGGCGGCTGTCCGGTCGCGCCGACCAGCACGGGCAGGACCCGGCCGTCCAGGGGGCCGCCGACGAAGGGGGTGTTCTCACTGCGCACGCCCCCAGTGTCACATCCGCGCCGCCGGGCGGTGGATCACCCGATTCTTGCAAGGACGCCCCGGCGTTCACGCCGGGGTGGGGGTACCTCCCGCTTGCGGGGGAGAATCGCATCCTGTGACGGCGACGCGGAGCGTCGCCGTGTCCGGTCTCCTGGGGTGCGGAGCGCGCGCAAGTCCGCCGACGGAGCCGGGGAAATGAACGTACGTTCCCGTGTTCGCTGGTTGTGGCGGCTATGGCGCAACGGGGGCACGCGTATACGTGTATCGCACGTACAGTCTCGCCTTGGGAGCCGGGATGAGCGGGCGGGGCGTGGGGGAGGTTGATGTCGTGCCGGTGGCGAGGGAGGCCGGGCATGCCCGGTACACGTACCGGTTGCGTGTGTCGTCGGCCGCCCGCACGCAGTTGCTTGCGGAGTGGGATCGCTGCCGGTGGGTGTGGAACGAGTGCGTGGCCAAGTCCAAGGCCGTGTACGCGCACAACAAGGCGCACCCCGAGGACGAGCAGACGTGCGGCCCGGCCCGGCTCGACAGGATGCTGACCGAGGCCCGCGCGAAGACGCCGTGGCTGCGGGAGGGGTCCAGTGTTCCGCAGCAGCAGATCATCCGGGACTTCGGCAAGGCCCGAGCCAAGGCGCACAAGGACATCAGGGAACGCCTGCCGCAGCGGCAGCGGGCGGGGATGCCGAAGTGGAAGAAGAAGCGCGAAGCCGACCCTACGCTGAACTACACCAGGCGCGGCTTCCGTCTGAAGGACGGCCGCCTGCACCTCGCGGGCGGCATCGTCCTGACCGTGGTGTGGTCCCGCGGTCTGCTCGCCGAGCCGTCCAGCGCGCGCGTGTACCGGGACGGCGTCGGCCACTGGTATGCCTCGTTCGTCGTGCCCGCCGAAGTCCAGTCGCTCCCCGCCACTGGCGCGATCGACTGGGGCGTCAGGGAGACCGCGACCACCACCTCCAACGCCTACGATCTCCCCCACGCCCAGCACGGCCGGAAGATCCAGGCGAAACTGTCGCGATACGACCGGATGATGGCCCGCCGTAAACCTGCCAAGGGGCAGGCGGCCTCGAAGGGCTACTGCGAGGCCAAGAAGCTGCGCGCGAAGGCATGCAGCAAGGCGGCCCGGCAGCGGCAGGACACCGCCCGCAAGTGGGCCAAGCGCGTGGTGACCGACCACGATGCCATCGCGGTGGAGGACTTCCGACCGAAGTTCCTCGCCAGGACCACAATGGCCCGCAAGGCCGCCGACGCCGCCATCGGTGCCACCAAGCAGGCTGTGATCGAGATGGGCCGCAAACACGGGCGGGACGTTCGTCTCGTGCATCCTGCGCACACCACCATGGACTGCGCGTCGTGCGGAGCGAGAACCAAGCACGCACTTCTGCTATCGGAACGTACCTACACCTGCGCCGCGTGTGGAGCCGTGTCCCCCAGGGACAAGAACTCCGCCCGTGTGATGCTCGTCCGGGCTGGTCTGAACCCGGCTGGTGCTGAGGGCGTAAGGCCTCCTGGAGCGCTGCTCCGGGCGGCAGCCTGAGCCAGGAATCCCCTCCCGTCAGGGGGGGAGCAGTCAAAGCAGGTGCGCGGCTCCGTCCGCGACCGGCAGGATCCGCCGGGCCAGATCGCCGACCGGTCCCGCGGCGGTCTCCAGCGCCAGCGCGGCCCGGGTGATCCGTGCGGTCTGCTCGTCCCGGGCCGCGGTGGCGGTCAGCAGCGCCACGAAATGGTCGACCAGCCAGTCGCGCAGCTCGTCGAGCGGGGGCCGCTTGCCCTCGTCGAGCCAGATCAGCGAGGCCGCCTCGACCGCGGTGATCCACATC is a genomic window of Streptomyces gilvosporeus containing:
- a CDS encoding coiled-coil domain-containing protein; the encoded protein is MSSRRVPRRFLPWACTLAVLGAAALTLPSSVLADPGPGEEPVPAGPARRGPASAGWEDTKPSDSPPRGSRSPAAAPPSARPSAGPTPRTTTDSGTADTWSPDTGEGELGRVTEGMDGDPGGPDGTPDGTGGSDEPADSGPTGATATPTTDRHSPAALLRQLQTLYRESEDADAASRATEVDLRAARRHSDDLTAQLARARARLAGGRADAGRLARIQYQGAASPVASYLRVLLAKNPEQAMDTRHLLREAARNQRAAVLRLTGDEKTADVLATRARAALEAQQALTDRARSQRETAAGKLKEVERLLAGLTPEQLADLRRLGPVSEVPSSVRRTGPAASGACDRKAEGRPDTGCIGASPTTPRARVPGVAGQAGLPTQAPEAQATDGVRRDLPAEA
- a CDS encoding RNA-guided endonuclease InsQ/TnpB family protein — its product is MSGRGVGEVDVVPVAREAGHARYTYRLRVSSAARTQLLAEWDRCRWVWNECVAKSKAVYAHNKAHPEDEQTCGPARLDRMLTEARAKTPWLREGSSVPQQQIIRDFGKARAKAHKDIRERLPQRQRAGMPKWKKKREADPTLNYTRRGFRLKDGRLHLAGGIVLTVVWSRGLLAEPSSARVYRDGVGHWYASFVVPAEVQSLPATGAIDWGVRETATTTSNAYDLPHAQHGRKIQAKLSRYDRMMARRKPAKGQAASKGYCEAKKLRAKACSKAARQRQDTARKWAKRVVTDHDAIAVEDFRPKFLARTTMARKAADAAIGATKQAVIEMGRKHGRDVRLVHPAHTTMDCASCGARTKHALLLSERTYTCAACGAVSPRDKNSARVMLVRAGLNPAGAEGVRPPGALLRAAA